GCGTCGGCATCtcagagagagatgagggagagagaccgagagagatgaggaagaaaaggaagaaggggaaggggaaaacAAAACCTAGACTTGAAGAATTGACAGATCTAGAAGAATCGGCAGAGGCGGGGCAAATTCAGAGGCAGCGACAGCGACTTACTGCTCCTCGACGGGGCCTCGTTCCCCGACAGCTTCTACTTGTCGTCGAAATACACTGCCGGCGCGTGATCGAGCCAtgtgaagattttcttttctctccactCGTTTCTAATTTAGCTCACCTAATCATCGTGGTCACTTTATTCGTGATTGCTGGGTACTCTAGCCGTCAATTTCAAAGGAGAATATAACTAAATAATATCATCGCAAAAGTAGTTGTGTGCTTAACGCAATTCTGAGTACGTCTAACCATAAGGAAAACTTAATCATAATATGTCTAATCATTACGGTTGTcggtggttccataaaatttcacatgatatcATAACAGGAGGTTCTGAGTTCAAAGTTTTTCAACAATagattaagcttttagaacagtcgACGgtagtcccacaaaatctcacagaACTCAACATGCCATGCAAGATATTATCCATTAAAATTACTAATCAAAATTATAAGCACGATTACTTTTATTAATCCCCATGCACgccttttagaaaattgaatATAAGACCTAACGAGCAGATCTAATGACTCCACTGCCTTTTATAAAATTTAGTATGTTCCATGTATTGGATCCACAGCCTATCAAAGCTCAACTCACCATGCCAATTCGGCAAATAAAGCAAATTAAAGGGATTGGTAGAGAGAatatggtgattttttttttattataaatgaATCCAAACAATCTTTGCGTTTGATTAGATGCCAATTTATCATCTAATCTTGTCttgattcttttcttccttaATGATGTTTTTGTGTTTATCTTTTGGGACATAGGAGAATTTGGCATGGGCGTGACGGCAATGTCACTTGTGCCACTAAATGACTGCCCTAGGAATGCATACTACATGGACGGCATTTTCGCCTCGTCCGACGGGACGCCCTACTCCCAATCCAACATGATCTGCTTGTTTGAGCGCTACGCCGGCGATATCAGCTGGCGTCACTACGAGAGCCCTCTCACGGGAGCGGAGGTAcgatatatatacacacacatgaaCTTGCGATCATAAAAGTCTTATTGAGATTGCACTCTACACTCGTAGAAATTGCTTGATACTATTCTaaatctctttaaaaaaaagcGCAGATTAGAGAGTCGAGGCCTAAGGTGACGCTAGTGGCTCGAATGGCATCATCGGTCGGGAATTACGACTACATTTTCGATTGGGAGTTTCAAACAGACGGATTGATTCAAGTCAAGGTTAGCCCGAAAGTCATATTCATCCCCATGATTTGGTccttttgaaatggaaattagTTAAAACGGATGGAATGATCCGCATTTAGGCGAGCCTATCGGGCATGCTCATGGTGAAAGGAGCTCCGTTTGAGAACACAAAGAATGTGCCCGAAGACTACGAAATGACCGGGCCCCTCGTGTCGGAGAACGTGATCGGCGTCATCCACGACCACTTCATGACGTTCCACCTTGACATGGACATCGACGGCTCGAACAACTCTTTTGTCAACGTCCGCCTCGAGAAGGAGGAGACCCCGCCCGGAAGATCCCCTCGGAAGAGCTATGTGAAGGCGCGCCGCCTTGTGGCTCGGACGGAGGGAGACGCAAAGATCAAGCTCAAGCTGTACGAGCCGTCGGAGTTTCACGTGATCAATCCGTCGAGGCTGTCTAGACTGGGAAACCCGGCGGGGTACAAGGTGGTCCCTGGAGGCAACGCGGCGAGCTTGCTTGACGTCGACGATCCTCCGCAGCTCCGAAATGCCTACACTAATAACCAGGTAATGCCGGTTCTCTTTCGGTAATTCACAGAATTTATACAACTGATTAGTATTGATTTTGCCGAGTTCATGGAAAGAAgtaatcttcattttcttttgggaaaaaaaaattcagatttggGTGACTCCATATAACCGGAGCGAGCAGTGGGCCGGTGGACTCCTGGTGTATCAAAGCAGAGGAGACAACACTTTGGCCACCTGGTCTGAGAGGTATAAAATTTAGTAACACTGTCAAATTTGTAGCATTCATTCACTAGGTAGCGATAACTTTCGAATCAGATTATATATTGGACACATCAcagatcaaaattgattgacaTCGCATGGTCTCTGTCTATTTCTTGGCTATTCAAGCCGTCTTGTACTTACACAACACGGAACGTTTTTTGTGGGATTGAACAGGAACCGCCCTATCGAGGACCGTGACATCGTGCTATGGTACACCGTCGGGGTTCACCACATCCCATGCCAGGAGGACTTCCCGGTGATGCCAACCGTCCAGTTGAGCTTCGATCTGAAGCCGGTCAACTTCTTCGAGAGCAATCCGATACTCCATGCCGCGCCCTACTTCGAAAAGGACCTCCCTGTTTGCACGATGGCCGCTTCGTTCTGACGCTCTTTCGTCCTCATCGGTGCCATAGATTTCATGTATAAGGCATGTCTGATCCAAGCAAATAAGAGAAATAAAAGCTTCACAAAGGAGCAAGTTGcagctaggggtgagcaaaagaaCCGCACAGAACTAGCCAGTCTGGGGTTTCCCGCTTCTAAAATTTGGAACTAGTGAATGCCAGTCGGTTTCTCGGTTCCAAGAATGGACCTATCCACTTGGAtcggattgatttttttttttaattgttcctCAGTCTGTTTCAGGGTTGTCGCTCATGCATTTCGCTCTCACTTCTCTTATCTCAATCACGCAGGGCTTACGCCTTCCTCACGCTCACATGTAGTAGCTTAGATTACGCAACAACACTTACAGTCTTGCAAGAAATgggggtgaaaaaaaaaaaagaggagaaagagagatatcACCGGTTCCCGAATGGGTCTAGGAACAGGTGGCTGGTTCCTGATTACACAAATTGAGAGCTGGCCCTTCTGATCCGGCATCCTGTTCTAAGGTGAGAACCCTCTGACCCTTAGTTGCAGCAGATCTCCAAATACATACTAACTTAAACGATTTTAGATTAGAATTGTACAGATGATGCAAGGAACAAAGAGTTCGTAAGCTCAGTGTTAATATGGCCAAATTCCGTAAAGTAGCAATAACTTTTGCCTTCCGGGTCAGACTTGGCACCAACGTTAAACCGTCTCTCTAAATAGCATCGACTTTCAAATTTAGGTAAACTCTGGCCTAAGGGTGTTAAGAGGGAATATAGTGTAAAAAACAACTCAGAACTCCAATTCTACCCCTTTTCCTATCTTTCGTTTGTTTGTGAGATTTTTCGAGATTTATTTCTAGTACTTGAGGTCCAATTGTATTTAAAGAAGGATACCAATCTGAATTTGAAGAAAgcaacaatatttttttgatttctgAGAAATAGTGAGAGATAAAATAACCCAACGAATATATTTATCATACTTATGAGTCTAAACATTTGGTTCCTCCTAAGTGCAAAGTGTCACATCCCAATTATGATCAAAATAATAAacacaatcacaaaaaatgacgTGGCGGGGGGTTGGCCTCTCTCGATCTAGGTAAGGGCTGCAACCATCACCCAAAtctgtgcaagccctcgcctaCAATCGCCCCCACACCACCCAAACCACCCCCCCGGTCAGTGGTGAGGGTTGCAACCACGCAGCCTCACTTgcatctttcccttttttctattttttttgttttgcttatcTTGAAGataattcaaattaaatttgcattaaaaaagtcaaatcttgcccaaaacgacgttgttttagTCATATGTTTCATATTTTAGCAATGTTAGCATTACGTAGGATATaaacattgataaaaaaaaatggcactttaGTATTTTCTGTTAGCCAAGTTGGACGGAATTAATAGAAGGATTTGACTGcataaatttgataagttttaggacttgattgggtcttttgaaagttttagaactctattgcactttcgtgacaagtttaggattttctatacacttatcccaaaatttaataataatccTAGCCAATTTGCACCCAATTAATGGGATTTGAACGCACAAAACTGGAAATCCTTAAACGTTCCAACCAACTATGTCAACTCGGAGTTGTAAACATAACATTTCACATGAGACATGAAAGGAACTTGTGgaatattcatataaaaaagCGTATCTTTCTTTCCTATGATGGAATTATATATcctaaaatagggaaaaaaatatcaaaagtatCAAAATTTATAAACGGCGcacattttagtgccaaattttttttttcggctcaCTTAAatgtccaattttttgaaaattgattacTTTAGTATCAACTCTGATTTCGTTGGCCGTAAATCCTGCTTGTGATTAAGGCTTTGTTCTGCATGTGTAGAGAGAGGTTGAGCAATGCAGTGACTGCGTGCTCTTGAGTCCATGGATCTGCGGATTAGAGCAAAGGCATGAGTGCCGGAATAGCGCCGGATACCCTGATCAGAGCTCGATTATCGGACCGATTCTTTGCAAGTAACCTTGAGGCAAAACCAATTGCAGGAAAAACAGAGGCAAAAtctcagtcttttttttttttcaagaatcaACAATGAACTCTTCACGGCCAGTGACGGAGACTACAATCCATCTACGCAGATCTTGACCGTCAGCTGGAGATCCTCCGGCGAGATGCACTCAATGATGTTTTGAAAGCTGATTTTATCCTAAagatgttttgaaaaaaattgccaaacacCTAGACTTTAACCCAAGGAGCTTTGGACCCCTTGAGAAAGCCCTTCCTAAACGCAGCCTAAGTCCCTCTTTCAAATCGCTTTCTCTAAAGTTTAGGGCACCACCCATGTCCGCAAATCGAAAACCGAACGAAACAAACTCCAAGTTGACATAATGGTCCTTGTTTGGGACAACATCGAAAGGTAAGCTCTAGGGGTtatcggttcccggtccggttcccctcaagaaccaaaaattggaccggtggtcccggttctcaatttttcgaaatcgggaaccagaccaccggtccggtccggttccaaggcGGCTCCATTGGATtggacacatgcaaaaaaaaaaaaaatgcaccattcTTGGACAGTCCCGGTCTAGCAAATATAGAGGctggacataaaaaaatttcgagttcatttcttgaaacgggtctttcaaggcaaagcggggaattttttgcaagattgtttccaaaatacACGTGGGATTCAAGCATAAACGATCTCTCTTCGAGTCAAAAATGGCCCAAGAACCAGCTGAGGCAATAACGAGATGGAGATTTTGTTTGGGCACTAAAAAGGTAAGATCGAGAAAAGTCCATGCccatggagttttcttgatcaaaataaaaaaaaaatttgatcagtCCGGTCCGGGCGTCTGGTCTTGGCGAgaccctagaatcgggaaccagaCCGCTTTCTCTAGAATCGAAAACGGAACTACCGGTCTCGGTTCGGTCCGAACGGTTCCAGTTTGGGCGGTCTGATTTACTCACCCCTAGTAAGCTCCATCCACCGGAATATTCAAGATATTGGGTGAGAGAGCACACGCGCAAAGATACCTTGCACTTTTAACAATTCATATAAAAAGGGCCCAAATTATATTATTGGAACCCTAGTCAGTGTTTTTTGTCACGTCTCTTAGCCTTTTGCCCCAAGAAAGTTCACAGGTCCATGTTGGAGTTCCACCAGAGTCTTGTCATCTTCCTCGTAGCAGGGAGATCAGTGGGGCATCCTAGGTTTAAAGAATGCTGTCGTGACCCATGGGGACCCAAATAGGGTTTATGATTCTTTTGATACTCCTAAATCCACAGCCCAGCTCAGGATTGCTTTCTTCCATGTGAATAATAATCAATTCCTTTTCATTTAGTGTTTCCTAGTCATCAAAGCAAACACGGGTTCAATTGgattttgacactttttttttttttgggtccaaatttggattttgacacttaagtaaataAATACTAGGGAATCTTGATAAGTAGCAGCTGGAGAGCGCTTCTTTAAGAGTATGTCTGCAGCAAGTATCACTCTCTAAAGTCATTGGCTTGCATGGACAAAGAAATGCTATCCGTGGCCCTGTGGGCACGAGAAAATCCGCATCCAAAGCGGACAAGAATTAGCCCCTGCTTGTTAAAGGACACTTTTCTATTGTCGAGATagacgtgtgagttgtgttagaaaaaatcatatattggataattgatgtgatgtGATGCTGAGCtattaatatattttaactGGCTCATAACTCGTCGCTtcaagtttttgagtgaagattAGTTTATTCAAATATGTTGATGGGCACGGACTTTAACTCCCTATTAGAGATCTCCCAGGAGAAGGCATCGGGTTCCTGCCGTGCATCTCCAACATATGTAGGTAGTTTTGACGTACATATATGCGCTCAATCACACAATACAGGTTTGCACTTAACCCGCaattttctcttctcatttgatgAGCCGAATACGTAACTGTTTGTTTTCGTAATCAATATGTCTTTATGCACTTTataaagggagggaaaaaaacaatggaaaagTAGAGTAGGGGGTGGGGAGTGGGGGTGAGGGTGGGGAATGCGTCAATTAGCTGATAATTTGGAACGGGGATCTTCTATTACAGTTTTTATCCTTATTACCTGTATGGTCTGGTATTTATcataacttggacattttttctcgtgtgtgtatgtatatatctCGGATTTGTGTACCGTATATTGTACTGTTTACTCAACAAAATAAGACATGTTGACCACACGTTTTGCTCACAAAATCCGCTGCAAAATACAATTTGACCATGACATTAAAAAGAATAGGCACAcaacgggaaaattatcaaaaaaaagttttaaatttattataattatatcaatttagtcataaatcttttgtcgaggctaattaagtcttaaaatttttgcgattatgtaaattcaatccatccaatcaACTTCCGCAAGTCGTCTTAGACATTCGTTTCCTatactttttcctaatttttctctttagaaTTTTCCCCCGTATTCAAGAGCCAACCAAGGAGGGACAGAGCATGGAGCCTTACAAGTTACCGTGAGCACGGCAGTGGACAACCTCAGCAAAGTCTATTTATCTGCACCTTCTCTTGGAAAGACGAAATAGTTCAGTCCTCCTCCCAACACTTGCcctccgaaaaagaaaaaaagagagagagagagagggggggatggAGGCGAGGCAGTCCCTCCGGCTGATGTTACTATTCTTCAGCATAGCCCTGATCTTTCTCTTCACCTGGGTCAACCTCCCGTCCACGCTGCCCGACACGGCGGAGCTCCTCGACTGTGACGCCACCTCCCCCTGGTGCACCTCCTCCAAGAACCGCTTCCAGCCCAAGCAAAGGCAACCCCCCACCAACCTCAAGAACCCTGTGCCCCGCCCCCACCCCCGCTCCCACGTCTCCGACACCCCGCAACACCCCCTCGACCCCCTCACCCTCCAGGAGCTCAGCCGCGTCCGCaccctcctcctctcccaccCGCTCTTCGCCAACCGTGCCCCCTACGCCCTCCACTCTGTCGTCCTCGAGGAGCCCGACAAGCCCTCCGTCCTCGCCTGGCGGAAGGGCGACCCCATCCCCCGGCAGGCCTCCGTCGTCGCGAGCGTCGCCGGCGAGTCCCACCTGCTGACCGTCGACCTCGACAAGGGCGGCGTGACAGCGCAGGGGGCCGGACCCCTTTCCGGCTACCCGACGATGACCATAGAGGACATGACATCGGCCACATGGGCCCCGCTCGCGGACCCTGAGTTCAACCGCACGGTGTTGGCACGTGGGGTCGACCTGGCCGACCTCGCGTGCCTGCCAATCTCGAGCGGCTGGTTCGGCAGGGCCGAGGAGGGCCGGAGGCTGATCAAAGTCCAGTGCTACTCCTCGAAGGACACGGCCAATTTCTACATGCGACCAATCGAGGGGCTGACCGTTTTGCTCGACATGGACACGAAGCGCGTGGTTGAGATCACAGACAAAGGAAGCGACATACCAATCCCCACCGCCGCCAACACCGATTATCGATTCTCGCAATTCGATCAAAACCGGCGGGCTTATCGCCTGATCAACCCGATTTCCATCGAGCAGCCCCAAGGCCCGAGTTTCACCGTCGAGGACGGGCATGTCGTCAAGTGGGCGAACTGGGAATTCCACGTGAAGCCCGACCCGAGAGCCGGCGTGATCATCTCGCGGGCCAGGGTGCGTGACCCGGAGAGCGGCCAATTGAGGGACGTCATGTACAAGGGGTTCACGTCGGAGCTGTTCGTCCCTTACATGGACCCGACCGACGCGTGGTACTTCAAGACGTACATGGACGCGGGCGAGTACGGGTTCGGGCTCCAGGCCATGCCGCTCGACCCGCTCAACGACTGCCCGAGGAACGCATACTTCATGGACGGCGTGTTCGCGGCGGGCGACGGGACGCCGTACGTGAGGTCCGACATGGTGTGCATATACGAGAGCTACGCGGGCGACGTCGGGTGGAGGCACGCCGAGAGCCCGATCACGGGTATGGAGGTATGGGTTCCGGGTCAATCACCcgttattggaaaaaaaaagtataataaagttgttcaatttgattttatttttgtaaattcggCCACGGAGatattttgttctttgtttttttcggtCGATAGATATTTTGTTCTTGACGTATGctggattttgattttgatttttctttttttttttttggttgctgtTTTTGGGGTTTATGTGCAGATAAGGGAAGTGCGGCCAAAAGTGACATTAGTGGTTAGAATGGCAGCGTCAGTGGCGAACTATGATTACATCGTGGATTGGGAATTCCAAACGGATGGGCTAATCAGAGTCAAGGTCTGTGATTCTTCCTTATTGCATCCGTGCTGCTTTGGGCCCACTTTGAATATTCCAATTTCCACGACCTTTCACCCTTTCcaaattttttagtttatttatttatttatttttttgtgaaccaCTTGTTTTTGAGCTGTGTTAGAAAGTTAGAATAGGCTTTATATAGAGTGCCTAAAGTAAATGAAGTAACAGGATTTTACAGGGTGCAACCTTGCTTAGTAGGTCCAAGATGATGGTCCTAGCCGATGATCTATTCGACGAGTAGGCTAATCAGGCTTATCAATCTATCAAATTCATGGTCATGTCTAATAAGAACTCATCGTGGAAAGggattaatactatgaaaagtcccaaattagtacacatgtgaaaaatttaccataaattactttttttattataaaaaatcataaattggtatacttatgataaatttatcccgaactaatacagttgtgacaaatttattttatcatccactaattttcgttaaattttaccgtcaaattgttaGGTTAGATGACATGTGACAGTTGTCGGGATACGCGTTACCCTCTGTTTGCTACGggtatatatcaatttgagatttttcgtgatattaactcaatttaacggaatctaatagagggtaaatttgtcatgtgcgtaccagtttgaaattttttatggtaaaaaaaattaatttagagtaaatttataacatttatataagtttaggattttttatgattaaaaaaataatttgaggtaaatttattataagtatatcaatttaggatttttgatgattaaaaatataatttgaaataaatttatcataaaaatattaattttaggtttttttatgtgatattaAGCCCGCGGAAAATAAGATTCCTCCGTTGAAACTATCAACAGAGACATGCCTGGCTATTCCAATGAACATACATTTCAACCTAAGCTGAtgtcttgaaaatgatttgaaaggACATgtgaaaatgattgtttgattCCTGCAAGCGAAGTCGCACTGTGATTTTTCTCGATATGCATAGCTTCAAAAATTGCGTCTCATCACCAAATATTGACAATTAAACCTTCAACACTGACGCTTACCCTCCTAGTGAGATGTGAAATCCTTACAGAATGACGTAAAAAATTGCAGGTTGGTCTCAGCGGTATTCTGATGGTGAAAGGCAGCTCCTATTCCAACATCGACGACATCCCGGGGCAGGAAGACCTCTACGGCACGCTCCTCTCGGAAAACGTCATCGGCGTCATCCACGACCACTACGTCACATTCCATCTCGACATGGATGTTGACGGCGCCGACAATTCCTTCGTGAATGTGAACATCCAGAAGCAGGAGACTTCCCCCGAGGAGTCGCCCCGGAGGAGCTACCTGAAAGCGGTCCGCAACGTGGCCAAGACCGAGAAGGACGCCCAAGTGAAGCTCAAGCTCTACGATCCATCCGAGTTCCACGTGGTCAACCCGAACAAGAAGACGCGGGTTGGGAACCCCATAGGGTACAAGATTGTCCCCGCGGGGACCGCGGCCAGCCTGCTGGCTCACGACGACCCACCTCAGAAGCGAGCCGCGTTCACGAACAACCAAATATGGGTCACCCCCTATAATCGGACCGAGCAATGGGCAGGCGGGCTGTTCTCTTACCAGAGCCAGGGCGAGGACACTCTCGCTGTGTGGTCGAACAGGTGCAATCTAGCATTTTCTGTACACACATTTGagtgaaattcaaatttcagcTAGTTGACCCGCTGGCACCCAGATGAGCCCAGGCCAAATGGCCTTAGATTCGGAGACTTGTGCATTCACCGGAAATGTTGTTCAATTGCAGGGATCGGCCGATCGAGAACAAGGACATTGTGGTATGGTACACGTTGGGCTTCCATCACATTCCGTGTCAGGAGGACTTCCCGATCATGCCCACGGTGTCGTCCAGTTTCGACCTGAAACCGGTCAACTTCTTCGAGAGCAACCCCATTCTCCGGATCCCACCCAACGCGGAGAAGGACCTGCCGGTGTGCAAGGCTGCCGCTTCGGCTTGACTTGTGAGCTGAATTATTTTGTATTGCTGAAAAAAGCTAGTCATTGCTCGCTGGAGGACCATGTTCTGCGGTACTCGCCGTACATATCTAAGGCCCTAATAATCCACACTTCTATGTAAACTTGTTTGCTGAAGCTAGAGAAATGCGTGCCGCGGAAGTTCGTCTTTGGAACCTCCTCGCTTCGATCAAGCAGTCATAGTTTGGTTCCTTAATACTGGATAAATTGATAGAATGGTTGTATGCACCGGTAGTCGACCGAATCTATATCCTTCGGAAGGTTTTTTGCTCTTAGATCACGACTTCATCTTCTGGTCGAACTGAACTAAAGAGTGTCCTAACCAAAGCAGCATGAAACCATGCACAGTAACGTTGGCTGCGTTTGGGAACCACATTTGCAAGGCCCTTTGGACCTCTAAAAGGGCTTAGGAAAAAGTAAGTGTGTTTGGTAAGTATTGTTGGAAATTCATTTGGAGAATGCTAGCATTTTCAAGTACCCTTAAAGGGCTTTAGCCCAAGGCAGCCTCTGACTAGCTTTGGCATTCTGGCTTTCTCGGCATGTTGGGCCCCAGGTTTAatgaaattttccaatttcccaTCTCATCCTCGCTCAATCATCATAATTCCCAACTTACCCTCCCGCCCAACGCTCGCTTTCGCCTCTCTTCCTCGCGCCTCGCCCCCAGCAATCGTGCTTGCCTCTCTTCCTCAGGCCCAGCGCTCGATGGTTTGCGAgcagcctcctcctcctcctcctcctcctcctcctcctcgtccagTTTCCCTCTTCGCTCGCCGCGGATAATTTCACCGGCCGGTCCAACGCCGCCTTCGAGGATGAAATCAATGCGATCACGGCCGAGATCCAAGGAGGACAGCTTCGCCGATGTGATCGATCGCGCTCTCGAGAAGGAGTTCACCGAGAACGACCAGAACGAAGGTTTGTGCTAGATCTAAGCTCTTGGACTCGCTTCGGTATGGTCCTTGCGTTTTTTGTTTGAGGATGTAGTTGGGCTAGGGTTTCGGATTCGTGCCGGGACTAGGACATTTG
The sequence above is drawn from the Rhodamnia argentea isolate NSW1041297 chromosome 9, ASM2092103v1, whole genome shotgun sequence genome and encodes:
- the LOC115736946 gene encoding primary amine oxidase; this encodes MEARQSLRLMLLFFSIALIFLFTWVNLPSTLPDTAELLDCDATSPWCTSSKNRFQPKQRQPPTNLKNPVPRPHPRSHVSDTPQHPLDPLTLQELSRVRTLLLSHPLFANRAPYALHSVVLEEPDKPSVLAWRKGDPIPRQASVVASVAGESHLLTVDLDKGGVTAQGAGPLSGYPTMTIEDMTSATWAPLADPEFNRTVLARGVDLADLACLPISSGWFGRAEEGRRLIKVQCYSSKDTANFYMRPIEGLTVLLDMDTKRVVEITDKGSDIPIPTAANTDYRFSQFDQNRRAYRLINPISIEQPQGPSFTVEDGHVVKWANWEFHVKPDPRAGVIISRARVRDPESGQLRDVMYKGFTSELFVPYMDPTDAWYFKTYMDAGEYGFGLQAMPLDPLNDCPRNAYFMDGVFAAGDGTPYVRSDMVCIYESYAGDVGWRHAESPITGMEIREVRPKVTLVVRMAASVANYDYIVDWEFQTDGLIRVKVGLSGILMVKGSSYSNIDDIPGQEDLYGTLLSENVIGVIHDHYVTFHLDMDVDGADNSFVNVNIQKQETSPEESPRRSYLKAVRNVAKTEKDAQVKLKLYDPSEFHVVNPNKKTRVGNPIGYKIVPAGTAASLLAHDDPPQKRAAFTNNQIWVTPYNRTEQWAGGLFSYQSQGEDTLAVWSNRDRPIENKDIVVWYTLGFHHIPCQEDFPIMPTVSSSFDLKPVNFFESNPILRIPPNAEKDLPVCKAAASA